The nucleotide window CAACTTGCACTGGATGCACTGGAGCCGCCAACCAACGATCACTCCGCAGTCGATAACCTTCCAGATGTGGCCTGATCTGTCCGAGTTTACACCGACGGAAAAGTATGCTGTTCCCGGCATGAAGTATCCAGGCGGAACGCCCGCGTATCTGTACAGCAGCGTGCATCAGAAAACGATCGAGCGGCATTTTCAATGGATGCAGCAGTATGGCATCGATGGTGTGTTTGTGCAGCGTTTTTTAGTCAATTTGCGGCAACCATCCTTCGATACGATTCTCGATCACGTACGTACTTCAGCCGAAGAGTCCGGGCGAACGTTTGCCGTTTGCTACGATTTATCAGGCTACCCTTCCGAACGGATCGTGGGGCGTCTGACCGACGATTGGAAACAGCTTTGCGACGAGCGAAAAGTAACACGGGACGAGCGCTATCTCGATCACGATGGACTGCCGGTCGTCTTCATCTGGGGGCTCTATCCCGATCGCTTCTCAGCCGATATTGCCCATCAGCTGATCGACTTCTTTCACGAAGAAGGACCTTATCGCGCGACGGTCATCGGTGGTGTACCTAATAATTGGCGTAGCGAGACCAGCCAGAGTTGGACCTCTGCGTTTGGCAAGTTGGACGTGATCAGCCCCTGGAATGTCGGCAATATCGAAATGCGCGGCGGAGATAAGATCGCCCACACGCATGTCTGGAAAGAAGATCTCGCCACAGCCCAACAAGCTGGCACCAAGTTTCTGCCGGTCATCTATCCCGGTTTCAACTGGACGAACCTAAAAGGCCCCTTGGCTCAAAGAGACACCATCCCACGTCGCGGCGGTGCATTCTTCTGGGAACAGTTTGTCGCGGCGAAGAAACTTGGAAGCGGAATGGCCTACGTCGCCATGTTTGACGAAGTCGACGAGGCCACCGCGATCTTCAAAGTGACCAACGATCCGCCATTGGAAGCCAATTGTGCGACCTACGAAGGGCTGCCATCCGATTGGTACCTTCGCCTGACCGGCGAAGGGGCAAAGATGATCCGAGGAGATGCGCCCCTCCACGAGCGAATCCCCATCCAACCTTAGCCGGCTATTTGCTATCGGTTAAAACCCATCCGAGCGAGCCGAGAAATTTGTCCATCTCTTGGACTGTCTCGTTGTACCAACGATGATTATCCCGACTGTGGTTGAAGAAACCATGCCCTTGTCCTTCGTAGACACGAAGTTCGCTGATGACCCCAGCCGCTTTCATCTCTTGCTCAAACCGCTTGGCTGTCGAGACTGGGATCAAATTGTCTTTGGAGCCGAGAAACACGATCGACGGCGGATCGTCGGCGCTGATGTTGTGGGCCGGCGAAAATTCCTGGAAGCGATCTTTGACCCGTTTCTGTCCCCAGCCATCGGGGCCGTTGTCGTAGACCGGATTGAACAGCACCATTGCGTTGGGCTTGGTCGACACGTCTTGTTTCTCTTGGTCGACCGTGCCGAGATAAGCCGCCAGATGACCCCCTGCCGAGCCGCCTGCCGTCGCGATGCGACTCGGGTCGATGCCTAACTGCTTCGCGTGCGAGCGAACCCATCGCATGGCGTCCAATGCATCCTCTGTGCACGTTACCGGTGGATCGTCGTTTTTGCGGTCGAGCAACCGGTATTCGACCTGAATGGCGACCATACCTTGCTCGGCCAGGTGCTTGCTGTGTTCGGTAAACTGCCCTGGGGCACCTCCAACCCAGCCGCCACCATGAAAGAAAACAATCGCCGGCCGGCTATCCGTCTTCTTCCACTGCTCTGGCTTGGTGACATACAGCTTGAGTTCGCGTCCGTCGACCGTCTTATAGATGGAAGGTTTGCCTACCGGCGGCACAGCGAAAACAGATGAAACAAACAATAGCAGGAAAGAGAAAATTAAGACTGGGCGAATATTCAGCATCGTAACTCTCGCGGATGAGATCGGGGGGGGAAGTACTGAGCGTATCGTAGTCAATTGCCAAGCGACACGCGAATTTTGGCGTTTGATTTTATCTCCCCTCTTGCTGAGGTATCATCAGGCATGGTGGTGCAACACTTCTCGCCGAGGCGGCTCAATGGACGCAAAAAGCTTTATCTTCGGTCTGCTGTCGGGGCTTCTCTTGGCGGTCGTTCTTTATTGGGTATCGACCTTTTTCAGTATCTTTCGCCCTTGGTTGCAAGTCTTGATGTCCGGCGGTAAGGCATCCGTCTTTCAGATACTGGGTATGCGGCTTCGTGGGTCGAACGTGAAACTCGTAACCGAGGCCTACATCATGCTCGTTCAGCGTGGACAGAAGGTTTCTCTCAGCCAGGTTGAAGCGCAGTACCTGGCCCGGAAGAATGTCATTATGAATAGCCAGGATCTGATGCAGATCGTCGAGCAAAACCAGGGTGCGTAGCTGTCTGGTTAGAAATCGTCGCATGAAACCATGACTTACAGGACGAATTCCGCTACATTACGGCACATCACTGTCACACCTTCTACCAGGGCAAAAGGAAAGCACCATGAAGTTAACCGATTTCTACAACGAAGTTTCCCGCAGCGTCGACACCGATAAGACCGAAATCACCGTCGCGGAAACCAAACGCGTCCTCAGCGAGGCCTTCCTGGCACTGGCCAAAATGGACGCCGCTGAAGCGTTCGATACCGTCAGCAAAGGAATGACGACCGCCAAGAAGAAGCTTTC belongs to Bremerella alba and includes:
- a CDS encoding glycoside hydrolase family 71/99-like protein, whose product is MQTWATPSLPCSLGRLLVVLCLVAISCSASDLFAQQSQPVNATTLDGKVLCGYQAWFRCPEDGTNLHWMHWSRQPTITPQSITFQMWPDLSEFTPTEKYAVPGMKYPGGTPAYLYSSVHQKTIERHFQWMQQYGIDGVFVQRFLVNLRQPSFDTILDHVRTSAEESGRTFAVCYDLSGYPSERIVGRLTDDWKQLCDERKVTRDERYLDHDGLPVVFIWGLYPDRFSADIAHQLIDFFHEEGPYRATVIGGVPNNWRSETSQSWTSAFGKLDVISPWNVGNIEMRGGDKIAHTHVWKEDLATAQQAGTKFLPVIYPGFNWTNLKGPLAQRDTIPRRGGAFFWEQFVAAKKLGSGMAYVAMFDEVDEATAIFKVTNDPPLEANCATYEGLPSDWYLRLTGEGAKMIRGDAPLHERIPIQP
- a CDS encoding alpha/beta hydrolase — its product is MLNIRPVLIFSFLLLFVSSVFAVPPVGKPSIYKTVDGRELKLYVTKPEQWKKTDSRPAIVFFHGGGWVGGAPGQFTEHSKHLAEQGMVAIQVEYRLLDRKNDDPPVTCTEDALDAMRWVRSHAKQLGIDPSRIATAGGSAGGHLAAYLGTVDQEKQDVSTKPNAMVLFNPVYDNGPDGWGQKRVKDRFQEFSPAHNISADDPPSIVFLGSKDNLIPVSTAKRFEQEMKAAGVISELRVYEGQGHGFFNHSRDNHRWYNETVQEMDKFLGSLGWVLTDSK
- a CDS encoding flotillin-like FloA family protein is translated as MDAKSFIFGLLSGLLLAVVLYWVSTFFSIFRPWLQVLMSGGKASVFQILGMRLRGSNVKLVTEAYIMLVQRGQKVSLSQVEAQYLARKNVIMNSQDLMQIVEQNQGA